The Felis catus isolate Fca126 chromosome B2, F.catus_Fca126_mat1.0, whole genome shotgun sequence region GGAAACCCACCGAGTAAAGCACGGAAATACGAATTCCGAAGGAAAACGGGCGATGCCGGTGAATTCTGACGTCAAACCTGTAATGCGGAGAGAACGTGAAGCTTGACGACAGACGGACTGAAATGAAAATAGCAAACCGAGCACGCTGGGCTCTTCCAGTTCAAGCAAATGCGCGGGTGAGACTTCAGGTCACGACCAGAAAACGACCACACCGAGCGCGGGTCCGAGTGCCCGTGAGGACACGCTCCAGGGCCGCCCCGGGAGCCGCAGCCTCGCACAGCCGGCGCCAGAGGGGAGGCGACACCGGCAGAGGGCGTCCTCGCTCCCTCCCGGGCCTGCCGGGGCGGCGCACCTGCTGCTCCCAAACCGGCGTCTTCCCGGCGCCGCCGCCTTCATCTCGGAACTCCGTTCCTAAACCTCGGCAGCAGCCGGAGAGACGTGAGACCCGGGCGCTGCGGACATCAGCCGGGGCCGCCGGGCCGGCCCTCGGGGAGCGCACCGGCCTCACCGCCACCACACCACCCGGCCGGAAGCGGCGTAGCCACCGAGGGCGGAAGCCGCCGGCTTCCGGCCTCTCTGGGAGACGCTCCTCTCGGTGGTGGCTTCGCGCGGCCGGAGAAAACCTCGCGCGGCCCCGAGGGTCGCAGCCCCCCTCTCGGCCTCTCTGGGACGCGTTCCTCTCGGTGGTGGCCTCGCGCGGCCCCGAATTTGAGGGGCTTGTGGTCGTTGTCCTTCTGGAAGGTTGAAGATGCTCGCGCCCCTGTCCCCTACTTTAAAGCTTCGGGTGCCCCGTCCCGTGGTGATACTGTCAGTCACGTGATCAAGGTTAGGGGCTGAGACCGAGCCCCGCAACGGCGCGCGTGTTTGCGCCCCGGTTCCCGCACGCCGGGAGCTTTGGGGCAGGACGCTCCCCGGCTCGGTTTCCTCCAGCCCGGAGCGTGGGAGAGGTACAGCGCTTGTCACGCCGTGGGCTGCGCTACACAGCACCTGCAGAAAAGAAACTCTGCGTTCAGTagtcaaaacaaaacacccccagTACAGGTATTGGGTTACTGAGATCCCATCAGGACATTTCTAATTCAAGGTAATTGAGAAACAAATGCTAAGTCATTTGTTATGAAGCCTATTTATTCGTTGAAGATTTTGTACATTAGATTATCATAATTCTACAAAGGACGTGGTTTGCTAGAGTTTTCACATAAAGACCTTATGCATGCAGTGGGATGTTAAAGCCTTTTATCGTTTTTATCCCATTAGGGAAAATGTGCCTCGTCAAGCAGGTAAAAGAAGTCTAGCCAGATTTGCCTTTGTGTCCTGAAATCAGTGGTGGAGTTCCTACTTGTTGGATTCCAGTCTCCACTGATGCCAACTCTCTCTACCCGGTCTTTTCTGGAGAGAAGAGCAGCCAGTGCGGATTCCCTCAGCCCTCTTCCACAATTGTCAGTAGCCGGAGACCCTCCTTATGTCAAGAGAGCTGCCCAGAACTGCAGTCTTGGTGCGTTCACCCCAGGGAGATGCCCCGACACCCCCCCGCATATAGGGCAGGAAGATCCTAGGTATGTTACTGTCTGCTCCAAACTCGTTTCAGTTCAATTTGACCACCTTTCCCTACCCCAGCTCCTGCCcaatttatttctcctctcctgtCTTGTTTGAATCTCTGGATTCTGGCCTCTTGCCTTGGAGGCTCTCCTGGTTTACCTCCTGGCAAGACCTCTGGACACAGATTTTGGTCTACAGATTGTAATGCTACCATTGTGTAGGTCCTCTTGTTTGGCatgactttctttcctttctttttattgtttattttttattttgagagagaaaagcacaagtggggcaggggcaaagagggagagagagaataccaagcaggctccacactgccatcacagagcccgccgtggggcttgaactcacaaactgagatgatgacccaagccaaaacgaAGACTGTCTCCTAaccagctgacccacccaggtgcccctggcgtGACTAATTCAGTTTTGTTGTGCCTTTATTTAAAGGAATGTTCCGAAAGCGTTGTTGTGTATTGCTCAGGCTATTTCCACTTCAGGGCTTAGCCCACCTCCTCTTGTGGCGGATCATTAACTAGTGTTGATGATCAGCCTCTTTACCTGAATCTTCTCCCCTCCACGCAGTAATCACGGTTACTTCCCAACACAGTCCCTttttcctccacccccactgccatAGACTAACCTACTTATCAGCCTCCAAATTCTGCCCTTCTGGTTTGACTTTAGCAGTCAGTGGGGGAAGAGGCAAATCCTGTTTCacagaaagcacacacacagtGAAGATCATATGCAGGAGAGCAAATCAGAGAACGAGAGAAAAGAGACACGGTCTTTCAGTCATTTGTCTCactcaatattttttattcaacGTTTTTCATGTTTTGCTCTTTCTTTAGCACTTCCATAAAAATTTAAGTTCTTTACATTATCAGGTTTTCCCTCTTGTGAATTCTTTGGTGTTGACGAAGGTGTGAACTCTGACTGAAGGCTCTCCCACACTCACtgcattcatagggtttctctccagtgtggattcTCAGGTGTCGAATGAGGTGTGAGCTCACTCTGAAGGTTTTCCCACATTCactacattcatagggtttctctctggtgtgaattctctgatgcaGGATGAGATGTGAGTTCAGGCTGAATGCTCGTCCACATTCTTTGCATTCGAAGGGTCTTTCcccagtgtgaattctctggtgCCTAATAAGATCTGAGCTGCCCCCAAAGCCTTTCCCACACTCATTACATTCATAGGGCCTCTCTCCAGTGTGGATTCTCTGATGCCTAATAAGCTTTGAGCTGTGTctgaaagctttcccacattcattacactgGTGAGTTTTCTCCCCACTAAAAATTGCTGCATGTTTAATAAGGTTTGGGCTCTTGAGAGATTTTCCATATTGGTGAATTTTTTCTCCAGCATAAATTCTTTGATGCttaataaaatctgaattccATTTGAAACTTTGGTCATAGGTACTATGTTTATGAGATTTCTGGTGTGTAAATTCACTTGAATTCAGGTTTAAGCTTCTGTCACATCCATCATGGCTTATTTCACCTGTAAGTGTATTTTTGTGGGTAAGGATTTTACTAAAACTTCCATCCTGAGCAGATGATGGTCTCTGAGACCCCCCtgattctttttcccattgcctCTTTAGCCTGTCTGTAGACTTGCAGATGTCTTGAGGCTCAGCAGATCCTTCTGACACGAATTCTGAAATTCTTCCTGATAGAATTCtctgtgattccattttttcataaatgtccaactttggcatGGATCCATTGTTTTCACTCTCATTATCTAAAATAACGCAAAGAGAAAGTGGTAAACATCTATTTGCTGAGTTGGAAGAAATACTCTATTACATATTGGTACTTCACTTGGTTACTCTAAAAGTGTGACTtttcaggggggcctgggtggttcagtcggttgaacatctgactcttggttttggctcaggtcatgatctcatggttggtgagtttgagccctccatcgggctctgtgctgacagcgcagagcctacttgggattctctctctctgcccttccctcactcgtgtgtgtgtgtggtctctctctcaaaataaataaacttaaaaaaattaaaaattcagatgtAGCCTTTCAAATGAAAGGGTTGAAGGGCACAAGGGAGAAAAACTGGTAAAAGAAGGCAGATTGCATGCAGAGGGGAAAacctccatccatctatccatccacccatttcttcatctgccaTGGCTAACCAAATTCTGTAACCACTTTCTGCTACATATCTCCTGAATACATCCCCTTCTTTACATTTCTGCTACCATGTTCCTTATCACTACTTTTTATCTAGGGGATTGTCACAGCCTCCTGCTGTTTTGACTCTTAGCTAATCACTTTGAATGTCTTCACCAGATTAGCTGTCCTTAAAACCCTGTCACCTCCTATACCTTACTCAGAAACTTTCACCCTCTTTCCTCCACAACTTAAATGAATTCTTCCGCCTGGTTTCCAGAATCCATTTATGATCTAGTCCTCACAATTCCTGCCTGTGGCTCACAAATTTATACTGTGCTTATGACTCTCTATTATGcatcttgtctttttgttgttgggttTGTTTTGTCTAGAATATGCTATGATAGGAAAGGTGGTTAGGCAGTGCTGGTCTTAGCATGGGGGAAATGTTGTGATTTTGGATAGGATGGATGgaaatgtttccagaacaaacGTGAAAGCAGaatttaggtattttttaaaaaatggactgtaatttactctttatttttgagaccactCATACCTAAAGTGATACTGAATCCATGAACTTCTTAAACAGATGagttttaggagtgcctgggtggctcggtcagttaagcatcagactgttgatctcggctcaagtcatgatttcacagtttgtgagttcaagtcccatgtcagactctgccctgacagtgcggagcctgcctgggattctgtctccctctctctctacctctccccccacttgctctctttatctcaaaaataaataaaaataaacttaaaaaaatttttaaacagaggaGTTTTAGAACAGTGATGAGTATTCCATGGAGGTGGTCACCAGAAATATGGCCCACTTCCTATAAAAACGTGAAAGCTTTGTAAGACcaaaagtacaataaaaaagataagagtgTGGATCTTGTATGCatctgaattatattccatttctGAGTATATCATTATGTATCTGCTTCTCTATCATTATATATGCTTCTCTActaacatgttttatttctcttgatgcatttcttcctcttattcttttgtttctttactcattctctgacattttctcattcatttttttctttaatttactcaTAAAAGTATCCTGTGTTTTGGAAATATTCTGGATAAAGTACAAATAGGAGAATGTTAATATGCTTGATAAGGAACCAAATtctgggtggtgtgtgtgtgtgtgtgtgtgtgtgtgtgtgtgtggccaatGGCATACAGGGAAAGAGTTCTGTACTTCTCATGGGGTAATAAAGGAAAAGACCACCTATAGTGACTGAGACTATTCTGAGAAGGCAAATTCACAGCCCCACTCCTTCAGTGACATGAAATGTGTGTAATACTGCTCCTTACCATAGTCCAGCACAAGGGATGCTGAAGAATCATGAAGGGACTTGGGGTCCACTGGCTGAAACTGGGCACTGAGTGCCGGTCCAGTAGGCACCACCTTTCCCCTGAATATTTCTTGCCCATGTGCAAGGACTGGaacctgagaaaaataaagtatatttgggCTTGTGAGAGAATGTCTGTTGGAACTGAACGTCTTCCAAACACAAAGAGAACCTCCCACAGGAATACAAAACTGCAGAAGGATGGATTAAGTACGACTCAACTGTGAAATGTGGCACAGCACCAGCTGGAGTGGAAAGGAGACATAAATGCTGAAGGAAGAGCCCCTGCAGGTCTCATTGGGGTGTTCAATCTCAGACCCTTTCCTCCCACTGTGTGATCCAGCTCTCTGGAGGCCTTAGATCTCCTGTCCCCTGCGTACCTGGACTACTGAGTCATCAGCGCCTCTCTCCAGATCTTCCAGTACTGTCAccgcctcctccccactctccggGCGGTGCTCCCTCACCCAGGCCTGGAGCTCGGCGGGCAGGATGGTCAGGAACTGCTCCAGCACCAGCAGCTCCAGGATCTGCTCCTTGCTGTGCGTCTCGGGCCGCAGCCACTGATGGCAGAGCTCCCGGAGCCGGCTCAGGGCCTCACGGGGTCCAGGGGAATCCTGGTAGCAGAACTGCCTGAAAAGCTGTCGGCAGAGCTCCTGCCTGAGGGCATCACTTCTCTGGAAGCAAGTGTCCTGCCTCCAGACGAAATCTTCCTCTTCTATCTTCACTATCAGAAGTCCTGCATTCTCCTGAAGGTTCTGAGCTGTAGTTTTCTTTGATTCTGTCGTCATCCTGGGATGAAATGTATTCCCAGAAAATCCACTTCTGCTTTGTGCGGCGTCTTAGTTTCGAGagctcttctaaaataaaaacaaaagtatctttttatttataaaatagctaTTACCGTCTATGAAGATTAAAGATCACATCGCAGAAATTGTCATTTCCCATTATACAGAAGTGTACTGGGCATTTAGCATATGTACAACCACTGAAATACCTGCTCTGTGGAGTACAACAGTCCCATGATTTTTCTACCTCACAGTagccaaaatttaaatttaaaaacaaaatactttaaagtagaaacaataaacataaaacttaTAACTTTAAGCTGATGCTACATGTTAACATGCCACATGCAATTAGATTATAtgtaagtcagaaagacaaaaaaggatcAGCACAGTACAATGACAAAGTGCTTCATGAAGTTGGGAGATTCAAGAGAGCCTAGTCGTTTGTAATGGATGGGAAAGCTTAATTCAGAAACTAACTTCCAAAGAATG contains the following coding sequences:
- the ZNF165 gene encoding zinc finger protein 165, which gives rise to MTTESKKTTAQNLQENAGLLIVKIEEEDFVWRQDTCFQRSDALRQELCRQLFRQFCYQDSPGPREALSRLRELCHQWLRPETHSKEQILELLVLEQFLTILPAELQAWVREHRPESGEEAVTVLEDLERGADDSVVQVPVLAHGQEIFRGKVVPTGPALSAQFQPVDPKSLHDSSASLVLDYDNESENNGSMPKLDIYEKMESQRILSGRISEFVSEGSAEPQDICKSTDRLKRQWEKESGGSQRPSSAQDGSFSKILTHKNTLTGEISHDGCDRSLNLNSSEFTHQKSHKHSTYDQSFKWNSDFIKHQRIYAGEKIHQYGKSLKSPNLIKHAAIFSGEKTHQCNECGKAFRHSSKLIRHQRIHTGERPYECNECGKGFGGSSDLIRHQRIHTGERPFECKECGRAFSLNSHLILHQRIHTREKPYECSECGKTFRVSSHLIRHLRIHTGEKPYECSECGRAFSQSSHLRQHQRIHKRENLIM